AGAACGAGCCAGAGTTTACAACCAGAGAGTATCTCGGGGGGATTATCTAGTATTCGTGGATGGTACAGAGGCAGAAATCCGACGTGCGGAAGCTATCCTCAGCAATCGAGGAATCCAAGAGTGGGGTGTTTATGATGCACCTGACGCTGATACTCGTCGCAGTGAGTATGTTGCGACAGAAACTTCTAGTGCTGATTACACTACTACTGCTACTGATCCTAATGTGATCGTCATTGACCGTCGGGACGAGACTCGCTAATTAAAATGAAAAAACTAACTCCATTTCTAATCAGTACTATCTTGTTGCTGGGTGCTGCAGCTTGTGGTGATAACGTTGCCAGAACTGATGGCGATGCGCCTGATACCGCTGCCGATACTATAGCAACTCCCAGTGCTGAACAGGCACAGAGTGGTCAGGAAGAATCTACTAGTGAGGTTCGTAGAAGACAGCTTGACGCAGACATTCGGGCAAGAGAAGAGCGAGATCAAGCGCTGGGAACGGATGGCACGAGAGCAGATGCTGATCTCGCAAGCGAAGTGCGTAGTAAATTAGAGGCGAACTTACCTGCCAGCTTTTTAACTGTAGAAGCAGAAGAAGGTGTTGTTACTGTAGCAGGAACAGTTCCTACGCCAGAACAATTAGCACGAATTGAGCCTTTAGCACGGGAGATTAGAGGTGTCCAGAATGTCAATGTTAAAGCCAGAGTTGAACCTGCTAAGCCTCAACCGGAAGGATAACGTGTATATGTGGTCGCTGGGTAGGTGCTAACCATTCATTAATTCAATCATGCTCTCAGACTAGAAGGCTGGAGCCACACAAACTAAGCCTGCCTGCGCAGGCTTTTTAACCATCAACCTGGCTCAAAGCTGCCACTAATCGCTCAATATGAACTGGTTCATGGGTTGCCATAACTGAGAGCCGAATTCGACTGGTGGGTACGGTTGGAGGGCGAATAGCTGGGGCAAATATCCCAGATGTTATTAGCTTCTTCCCAACTTTTAAGGCATCTGCTGCACTTTCAAGCTGAAAACACAAAATGGGGGATTCAGAAGGCAACAATTTTACTTTGGGTAGCTGCTGGCTAAGTAGCTGTTTTAAGTAATCTACACTGTGCCACAGTTGCTGGCGGCGTTCTGGTTCTTGTTGGATAATCTTGACAGCTGATAAGGCGGCAGCTGTATCAGCGGGTGAAAGAGCAGTCGTGTAAATCCAGCTGGCAGCACGATTACGCAGGAAATCAATCAAGGCAGCAGACCCTGCTATGTAACCACCCAAACTCCCTAAGGCTTTACTCAAGGTACCAACTTGAACTATCTGGTATCCTGTACAGCCAAAATGTTCCACACATCCAGCGCCTGTAACTCCAAGAACGCCTGTAGCATGAGCCTCATCAACCAGCAGCATACAGCTGAACTGTACAGCAAGCTCTAATATTGCTGGCAAGGGACACAAATCGCCATCCATACTGAAGACGCTATCGGTCAGAATGAGGCAGCGACGGTAGCGATCGCGCTGTTGACTCAGGTGGCTTCTCAAAGCATCGACATCACAGTGCGGGTATTCAATAACGTTTGCACCACTGAGAAGTGCGCCGTTTTTCAGACAGGAATGATTGTACTGATCGGATAAAACCAAATCGCGCTTGCCTACTAAAGCAGCGATCGCACCCAAATTTGCCAGATAACCAGAACTGAATACTAAAGCATCTTCTGTTTGCTTTAGGGAAGCGATCGCCTGTTCTAATTGTCCGTGTAGTTCTCGATGACCACTCAGCAAACGCGAACCAGTGCTACCAGTACCAAATTCTTGAGTAGCAGCAACAGCAGCTTGAATCAGGCGTTCATCTCCAGCTAGTCCGAGATAATCATTGCTGGCAAAGTTAATCAACGATTGCCCTTCCAGCTGCACAATAGCACCAGGGCGACCTTCAATTGTCTGCACGGAACGATACCAATCAGCCCGGTGAATTGTTTCTAGAGACTGCTCTATCCAGTCGTAAGGATTGGTTGCCATCGGAAATTAAATTATTCGTAGAGGCAGGGAGTCACTTCAATCATCACCTCATTACAATGCTGGTAATGGAATCATTCAAGAATGCCTTTATGACTTCAATTTATGAACAAGACTATTATCTCTGGTTGGAAAAAACTGCCCGTCTGCTACGGGATGGCAGGCTGTCTGAGCTAGACATCCCCAATTTAATTGAAGAAATTGAAGATCTAAACCCTGACTACTTGCCCTAGCGATCGCTTTCTTTAGTTGAATCAACTTTATGCCTATTGTTTTGGCTGAGAATCTGAGCAAAATTTATCCAGTAGCTGTCAAGGAACCTGGGCTTAAGGGAACGCTGCTTCACTTCCTGCACCGTACTTACCGCTCCATAGAAGCAGTCAAGCAAGTTTCCTTTCAAATTGAACCAGGGGAGGTCGTCGGATTTTTGGGGGCAAACGGAGCAGGAAAGACCACCACTTTGAAGATGCTCACCGGGTTAATTTATCCCTCTGCCGGACGAATAAGAGTAGCCGGATATATCCCTTTTCAGCGTAAACCTGAGTTTTTACAACAAATTACCCTAGTCATGGGGCAAAAGCAGCAGTTACTCTGGGACTTGCCAGCGCTAGACTCCTTAAAGATCAACGCTGCTATCTATGGACTCTCCCACAAAGAGTATCGACAACGGGTAGGCGAACTAACAGAAATGCTTTCACTGCAAGGCAAGCTGAATCAACCTGTTCGTAAACTTTCCTTGGGCGAACGCATGAAAGCTGAACTACTAGCAGCACTCCTACACCAACCCAAAGTGCTGTTTTTGGATGAACC
This window of the Chroococcidiopsis sp. CCMEE 29 genome carries:
- a CDS encoding BON domain-containing protein, with the translated sequence MKKLTPFLISTILLLGAAACGDNVARTDGDAPDTAADTIATPSAEQAQSGQEESTSEVRRRQLDADIRAREERDQALGTDGTRADADLASEVRSKLEANLPASFLTVEAEEGVVTVAGTVPTPEQLARIEPLAREIRGVQNVNVKARVEPAKPQPEG
- the bioF gene encoding 8-amino-7-oxononanoate synthase, with the protein product MATNPYDWIEQSLETIHRADWYRSVQTIEGRPGAIVQLEGQSLINFASNDYLGLAGDERLIQAAVAATQEFGTGSTGSRLLSGHRELHGQLEQAIASLKQTEDALVFSSGYLANLGAIAALVGKRDLVLSDQYNHSCLKNGALLSGANVIEYPHCDVDALRSHLSQQRDRYRRCLILTDSVFSMDGDLCPLPAILELAVQFSCMLLVDEAHATGVLGVTGAGCVEHFGCTGYQIVQVGTLSKALGSLGGYIAGSAALIDFLRNRAASWIYTTALSPADTAAALSAVKIIQQEPERRQQLWHSVDYLKQLLSQQLPKVKLLPSESPILCFQLESAADALKVGKKLITSGIFAPAIRPPTVPTSRIRLSVMATHEPVHIERLVAALSQVDG
- a CDS encoding ATP-binding cassette domain-containing protein; this translates as MPIVLAENLSKIYPVAVKEPGLKGTLLHFLHRTYRSIEAVKQVSFQIEPGEVVGFLGANGAGKTTTLKMLTGLIYPSAGRIRVAGYIPFQRKPEFLQQITLVMGQKQQLLWDLPALDSLKINAAIYGLSHKEYRQRVGELTEMLSLQGKLNQPVRKLSLGERMKAELLAALLHQPKVLFLDEPTLGLDVNAQVGVRKFLREYNQKYGATILLTSHYMADITALCQRVVVIHQGQLIYDGSLDRLIDNFAPYREVQVELARPVPEAELLPYGEIKAVEGQSVRFCIQRESLTRTVAKILAELDVLDLTVTDPPVEEIIGRVFMGGVA